A stretch of Anolis sagrei isolate rAnoSag1 chromosome X, rAnoSag1.mat, whole genome shotgun sequence DNA encodes these proteins:
- the YJEFN3 gene encoding yjeF N-terminal domain-containing protein 3 isoform X1, with the protein MLNSSHSKEEIQPLRYLSRPEAIALEKELMEEFRFGQQQLIEIWGHACAMAVTKVFPRRSLPKKQPTLLVVCGCEQNGAIGLACARHLRVFEYEPTIFYPKRSSNPLYRDFTTQCEKMDIPFLSYLPTEVQLISDAYNLVVDAVLGVEANPGEILEPYSTILTILKQIHVPLVSLDVPSGWDVETGSSDGLSPDVLVSLSAPKQCATRFVGKHHFVAGRFLPYDVQKKFELNLPDYPGTECVVSL; encoded by the exons ATGCTCAATTCATCCCACAGCAAAGAGGAGATCCAGCCTCTCCGTTACCTAAG CAGACCAGAAGCTATTGCACTCGAGAAAGAGCTCATGGAAGAGTTCAGATTTGGTCAGCAGCAACTTATTGAGATTTGGGGCCACGCTTGTGCCATGGCCGTCACTAAG GTTTTCCCCCGGAGGTCCCTCCCGAAAAAGCAGCCCACGCTTCTGGTGGTCTGCGGCTGTGAACAGAATGGCGCCATTGGCTTGGCCTGCGCCCGGCACCTGCGTGTTTTC GAATACGAGCCCACCATCTTTTACCCGAAACGGTCCTCAAATCCCCTTTACCGAGACTTCACCACCCAGTGCGAGAAAATGGATAtcccctttctttcctacctACCCACAGAG GTCCAGCTAATTAGTGATGCCTATAATCTGGTCGTGGATGCTGTCCTTGGAGTGGAGGCCAATCCAGGCGAAATCCTGGAGCCCTATAGTACCATCTTGACCATTCTCAAGCAAATCCACGTCCCTCTTGTCAGCCTGGATGTCCCTTCTG GGTGGGATGTGGAGACGGGCAGCAGTGACGGCCTCAGCCCTGATGTCCTCGTGTCGCTTTCGGCCCCAAAACAGTGCGCCACTCGCTTTGTGGGCAAACACCATTTCGTCGCCGGCCGCTTCCTTCCGTACGACGTCCAGAAGAAATTCGAACTCAATTTGCCCGACTATCCGGGCACGGAATGCGTAGTTTCCCTTTAA
- the YJEFN3 gene encoding yjeF N-terminal domain-containing protein 3 isoform X2 has translation MLNSSHSKEEIQPLRYLRPEAIALEKELMEEFRFGQQQLIEIWGHACAMAVTKVFPRRSLPKKQPTLLVVCGCEQNGAIGLACARHLRVFEYEPTIFYPKRSSNPLYRDFTTQCEKMDIPFLSYLPTEVQLISDAYNLVVDAVLGVEANPGEILEPYSTILTILKQIHVPLVSLDVPSGWDVETGSSDGLSPDVLVSLSAPKQCATRFVGKHHFVAGRFLPYDVQKKFELNLPDYPGTECVVSL, from the exons ATGCTCAATTCATCCCACAGCAAAGAGGAGATCCAGCCTCTCCGTTACCTAAG ACCAGAAGCTATTGCACTCGAGAAAGAGCTCATGGAAGAGTTCAGATTTGGTCAGCAGCAACTTATTGAGATTTGGGGCCACGCTTGTGCCATGGCCGTCACTAAG GTTTTCCCCCGGAGGTCCCTCCCGAAAAAGCAGCCCACGCTTCTGGTGGTCTGCGGCTGTGAACAGAATGGCGCCATTGGCTTGGCCTGCGCCCGGCACCTGCGTGTTTTC GAATACGAGCCCACCATCTTTTACCCGAAACGGTCCTCAAATCCCCTTTACCGAGACTTCACCACCCAGTGCGAGAAAATGGATAtcccctttctttcctacctACCCACAGAG GTCCAGCTAATTAGTGATGCCTATAATCTGGTCGTGGATGCTGTCCTTGGAGTGGAGGCCAATCCAGGCGAAATCCTGGAGCCCTATAGTACCATCTTGACCATTCTCAAGCAAATCCACGTCCCTCTTGTCAGCCTGGATGTCCCTTCTG GGTGGGATGTGGAGACGGGCAGCAGTGACGGCCTCAGCCCTGATGTCCTCGTGTCGCTTTCGGCCCCAAAACAGTGCGCCACTCGCTTTGTGGGCAAACACCATTTCGTCGCCGGCCGCTTCCTTCCGTACGACGTCCAGAAGAAATTCGAACTCAATTTGCCCGACTATCCGGGCACGGAATGCGTAGTTTCCCTTTAA